A portion of the Paenibacillus sp. PvR098 genome contains these proteins:
- a CDS encoding ABC transporter substrate-binding protein, translating into MKKASLFALTALLFVTTALAGCGNKEAAPGNAAEPAKTEAEAVSVEIGMLKLASSAPLFIGIEKGFFKEENIDAKAKWFEAAQPIAVATAGGSVDVGATGITASLYNMVAGGQKLVIAADKGREQKGYSSTALMVPSDSPIKAIEELKGKKIGITQTGSTYHYMAGRLLEKHGLTLQDVQLVPLNSIKGLMETLKSKQVDAVMLNEPNITAVVKEGYGKIVAQVGDEIEYQTSGIFLSPKLAGNQDAAVRFMKAYAKATRYYYDAVLIKKDGELVPGANYDEVVKIVAKYTDQPEENVKQGLPYIDRDGKLLAEDIKTQVDWYAKEKLIDKVIDTNEIVNTALLDEALSKLGN; encoded by the coding sequence ATGAAAAAAGCATCACTCTTCGCATTAACTGCGCTCCTGTTCGTAACCACTGCTCTTGCAGGCTGTGGGAATAAGGAAGCGGCACCAGGCAACGCAGCAGAACCTGCAAAAACAGAAGCCGAAGCGGTATCAGTAGAAATTGGCATGCTCAAGCTGGCCAGCTCCGCGCCGTTGTTTATCGGAATCGAGAAAGGATTCTTTAAAGAAGAAAATATTGACGCGAAAGCCAAATGGTTCGAAGCAGCGCAGCCGATTGCTGTGGCTACCGCTGGCGGAAGCGTGGATGTGGGCGCTACAGGGATTACCGCAAGCTTGTATAACATGGTGGCTGGCGGCCAAAAGCTCGTTATTGCTGCGGACAAAGGCAGAGAGCAGAAAGGCTATTCTTCTACAGCCTTGATGGTTCCGAGTGATTCTCCGATCAAGGCGATCGAAGAATTGAAAGGAAAGAAAATCGGAATTACACAGACCGGATCAACCTATCATTATATGGCAGGCCGGCTGCTTGAAAAGCATGGTTTAACGCTACAGGATGTTCAATTGGTGCCTCTGAACAGCATTAAGGGCTTGATGGAAACGCTCAAGAGCAAGCAGGTGGATGCGGTGATGCTTAATGAGCCGAACATCACCGCTGTAGTGAAGGAAGGTTACGGTAAAATCGTAGCGCAGGTAGGCGACGAAATCGAGTATCAAACATCCGGTATTTTCTTGTCTCCTAAGCTTGCAGGCAATCAGGATGCGGCTGTACGTTTTATGAAGGCGTATGCCAAAGCTACACGCTACTACTATGATGCAGTCCTGATCAAAAAGGACGGCGAGCTCGTACCTGGAGCCAATTATGACGAAGTCGTTAAAATCGTCGCCAAATATACGGATCAACCCGAAGAGAACGTGAAGCAAGGACTTCCTTATATCGACCGTGACGGAAAGCTTCTGGCAGAAGATATCAAGACGCAGGTAGATTGGTATGCCAAAGAGAAGCTGATCGACAAAGTGATCGATACGAATGAAATTGTGAATACCGCTTTGCTGGACGAAGCTCTGAGCAAGTTGGGGAATTAA
- a CDS encoding ABC transporter permease translates to MTQTSSESITEAPSHASAQGQKRHIIRNRVSFLEQKVPGYASVLGIFSLLLLWELICRLGLVPPLFLPAPSLILLAGWDMLSSGELHQNILASMSRIVIGYGIGAVCGIVIGLILGFSRWVDAVLSPIVYSIYPIPKIALLPLIILWLGIGEAPKFTMIALGVFFPVVINTFSGVKNVDPIWIKAAVTFGASHLSVIRKVILPGALPMIFAGLKLAAGTSLLLLVSAEMIAAQQGIGSMILHYGNLMITTKLMVGVLILSLLGLFFNRGLQWLEGKLLPWK, encoded by the coding sequence ATGACTCAAACATCAAGTGAATCGATAACCGAAGCGCCTTCCCATGCTTCGGCGCAAGGGCAGAAGCGGCATATTATACGAAATCGCGTTTCCTTCTTGGAGCAGAAGGTACCGGGGTACGCTTCCGTACTAGGTATTTTCAGTCTACTGTTGCTGTGGGAATTGATTTGCAGGCTGGGGCTCGTGCCTCCGCTGTTCCTGCCGGCTCCGTCGTTGATTCTATTGGCGGGCTGGGATATGCTGTCGAGCGGTGAGCTTCACCAGAACATTCTTGCCAGTATGTCCAGGATTGTTATCGGGTATGGCATAGGTGCTGTATGCGGCATCGTGATCGGCCTTATTCTAGGCTTTTCACGCTGGGTGGATGCCGTACTTTCGCCTATTGTGTATTCCATTTATCCGATTCCGAAAATCGCACTCCTGCCTTTGATTATTTTATGGCTCGGGATTGGGGAAGCGCCGAAGTTCACGATGATCGCCCTTGGTGTATTTTTCCCGGTTGTGATCAATACGTTCTCGGGAGTCAAGAACGTAGACCCCATTTGGATCAAAGCAGCGGTTACATTCGGGGCCAGTCATCTGAGCGTCATTCGGAAGGTCATTCTTCCAGGAGCGCTGCCCATGATCTTCGCCGGTCTAAAGCTTGCGGCTGGGACCTCCCTGCTGCTATTGGTATCTGCAGAAATGATCGCAGCTCAACAAGGGATCGGTTCGATGATTTTGCATTACGGGAATCTGATGATCACGACAAAGCTCATGGTTGGGGTTCTGATCTTGTCCTTGTTAGGGCTTTTCTTTAACCGGGGACTTCAGTGGCTTGAAGGCAAGCTGCTGCCGTGGAAATAA
- a CDS encoding PaaI family thioesterase, which translates to MNMEQTKKEFERMLEQAQHTFWGYLGCELIELDERKIIITLDVQEHHLNFIGILHGGVHTSLLDSAMGLMAMAARPGSDIVTSGLNMHFTAPAGKGKVTAVAEIVHMSARTITTKGTLMNENNILCSMATASFRVIDKK; encoded by the coding sequence ATGAACATGGAACAAACCAAGAAAGAATTCGAACGCATGCTGGAGCAGGCGCAGCATACCTTTTGGGGCTATCTGGGTTGCGAATTGATTGAGCTGGATGAACGCAAGATTATTATCACGTTGGATGTACAGGAGCACCATCTGAATTTCATCGGCATTCTTCATGGAGGCGTGCATACGAGCCTGCTGGATTCCGCAATGGGACTCATGGCTATGGCCGCCCGCCCTGGCAGCGATATAGTGACCTCGGGATTAAACATGCATTTTACCGCGCCTGCCGGGAAAGGTAAAGTGACGGCGGTTGCGGAGATCGTTCATATGTCAGCCAGAACGATTACGACCAAGGGAACCCTCATGAACGAAAATAACATCCTATGCTCGATGGCTACCGCGTCGTTCCGGGTCATCGACAAAAAATGA
- a CDS encoding TAXI family TRAP transporter solute-binding subunit, producing MKKLGVFSFILAVVLFITACGSTGGGNTSGSSNASTDSQKPDSGNLLFATNTQGSAWYIYGATMAELLRPVMNGRTVDVLPFAGGIGNAKMLDERKADVAFSFSITSKWAYEGNVAYQKKQENLRGLVGALDQYYIGIVASKAFVDKHGIKTVKDIVDNKVPVRIYTNNKGSLAEFSTSQVLEAYGVNYDTIKQYGGKVELTSNDVIQSSFQNGEADLHILVMPKGHPTISELSIHTPIVFLPMEDETVNKFKGFGYTDVHFPKGLYKGQDYDVQTVGFSTMILTTSDLNEEAAYNITKTVIENKEKLDGAHDALKDFNPENAMKPESLNVPLHPGAEKYYKEKGLLK from the coding sequence ATGAAAAAGCTCGGAGTGTTTAGCTTTATATTAGCCGTTGTTTTGTTTATTACTGCCTGCGGGTCAACTGGAGGAGGAAACACATCGGGTTCCTCTAATGCTTCAACAGATTCTCAAAAACCGGACTCCGGCAATTTATTGTTTGCGACCAATACGCAGGGAAGCGCTTGGTATATTTACGGAGCGACGATGGCCGAGCTTTTACGTCCTGTAATGAACGGTCGTACGGTTGACGTGCTGCCATTTGCCGGTGGCATCGGCAATGCGAAAATGCTGGATGAGAGGAAAGCGGATGTCGCCTTCTCCTTCTCGATTACAAGTAAATGGGCTTATGAAGGAAATGTGGCATACCAGAAAAAACAAGAAAATTTACGGGGTTTGGTTGGAGCGCTTGATCAGTACTATATCGGAATTGTCGCTTCAAAAGCATTTGTTGATAAACACGGAATCAAGACGGTAAAAGACATTGTTGATAATAAAGTTCCTGTAAGAATCTATACCAATAACAAGGGAAGCCTTGCGGAATTTTCGACTAGTCAAGTATTGGAAGCCTATGGGGTTAACTACGACACCATTAAGCAGTACGGGGGGAAAGTAGAGTTAACGTCGAATGATGTCATCCAATCCTCCTTCCAAAACGGTGAAGCTGATCTTCATATTTTGGTTATGCCGAAAGGGCACCCGACGATCAGTGAATTGTCGATCCATACACCAATCGTGTTCCTGCCAATGGAAGATGAAACTGTAAATAAATTTAAGGGCTTTGGATATACTGATGTCCATTTTCCAAAAGGATTGTACAAGGGCCAGGACTATGATGTACAAACTGTAGGCTTCTCCACTATGATTTTGACGACATCCGACCTGAATGAAGAAGCGGCATATAACATTACCAAAACGGTTATTGAAAACAAAGAAAAGCTGGATGGTGCTCATGACGCTTTGAAGGATTTCAACCCGGAAAATGCAATGAAGCCTGAAAGTCTCAATGTACCGCTGCACCCGGGTGCAGAGAAATACTATAAGGAGAAAGGCCTACTTAAGTAA
- a CDS encoding DinB family protein, with protein MFILTTLNLLDNELERIGLALSRLSDEQLWHKLKDETNSVGNLCLHLAGNEYHSIVSSIGGEPYVRERSAEFLMENGYTRRELSERLYSVREKSREVLAALSEEDLYREVYVYYPPEAGIASYTRKMMDLLYHVTAHYAYHTGQIVYITRMLQKHNEHLLKWRH; from the coding sequence TTGTTCATTTTAACGACCTTGAACCTGCTCGATAATGAATTGGAGAGAATCGGACTGGCGTTATCCCGGCTTTCGGACGAGCAGCTATGGCACAAGCTGAAGGACGAAACAAACAGCGTCGGGAATTTGTGCCTGCATCTGGCAGGGAATGAGTATCACAGTATTGTAAGCAGTATTGGAGGAGAGCCTTATGTGCGAGAGCGCTCGGCTGAATTTTTGATGGAAAACGGATATACGCGCAGGGAACTCTCGGAGCGCCTGTACTCCGTGAGGGAGAAGTCGCGTGAAGTGCTTGCCGCACTCTCCGAGGAAGATCTTTACCGCGAGGTTTATGTTTATTATCCTCCCGAAGCGGGGATTGCATCCTACACCCGGAAAATGATGGATCTGCTGTACCATGTCACGGCACATTATGCTTATCACACCGGGCAGATCGTATATATCACCCGAATGCTTCAGAAACATAATGAGCATTTACTGAAATGGAGACATTAA
- a CDS encoding AMP-binding protein, whose translation MTQKPWLLHYPEEVPPTYTYPKQNLADFLVQSSAKFPHQPALHFMGKEMNYADLLEAAYRFGHALRKLGTVRGDRVAIMLPNCPQLVIAYYGALLAGAIVVMTNPLYMQRELEHQLNDSGAILMVTLDLLFQKVKSAVTGTKVRHVIVTSIKDYLPFPKNMLYPIKVIKEGLNREVQYGEGVHAFLKLMHLSSNKTIHTDVDADNDIALLQYTGGTTGLSKGVMLTHYNVIANTVQTSLWAYKSIPGKERYLAALPFFHVFGLTVLMNQAIMLGGCLILVPKFEVNPILSLIHKLRPTVFPGAPTMYIALINHPDVSKYNLSSIRMCISGAAPLPLEVQERFEAMTGGRLIEGYGLTESSPVTHANNIWEKRKMGSIGIPFPDTQAKVVHPVTGEELPVGEIGELVVSGPQVMKGYWNNPEETGRVLREGWLHTGDMARMDEDGYYYIMDRMKDVIIAGGFNIFPREIEEVLFEHPDIEEAVVLGLPDPYRGETVKAYIVLKEGVSLKEKELEHWCRERLAAYKVPHRYEFRSELPKTLAGKVLRRKLVEEDAQHQDWKNK comes from the coding sequence GTGACACAAAAGCCATGGTTACTGCATTACCCAGAGGAAGTGCCCCCGACTTACACATATCCCAAACAAAATCTGGCCGATTTTCTGGTGCAATCGTCAGCCAAGTTTCCGCATCAACCTGCCTTGCATTTTATGGGCAAAGAAATGAATTACGCCGATCTGCTTGAAGCGGCATACCGCTTTGGTCATGCGCTTCGCAAGCTGGGTACAGTCCGGGGGGATCGGGTGGCGATTATGCTGCCCAACTGTCCACAATTGGTTATCGCCTATTATGGAGCACTGCTCGCAGGTGCAATCGTTGTAATGACCAACCCGCTGTACATGCAGCGGGAGCTTGAGCATCAGCTGAACGATTCAGGCGCCATATTGATGGTTACCCTTGATTTGTTGTTTCAGAAAGTGAAAAGCGCTGTAACCGGGACGAAGGTTCGTCATGTCATCGTCACGTCGATTAAGGATTACCTTCCTTTTCCGAAAAATATGCTTTATCCGATAAAAGTGATAAAGGAGGGGTTAAACCGCGAAGTGCAGTATGGCGAGGGGGTTCATGCTTTTCTGAAGCTGATGCACCTTTCCTCGAATAAAACTATTCATACGGATGTAGACGCCGACAATGATATAGCCCTGCTTCAGTATACGGGAGGCACGACAGGCCTTTCCAAGGGGGTGATGCTGACTCACTATAACGTCATCGCCAATACGGTCCAAACCAGCTTGTGGGCGTATAAAAGCATACCCGGCAAAGAACGTTATTTGGCTGCGCTACCGTTTTTCCATGTGTTTGGTCTGACCGTACTGATGAACCAGGCAATCATGCTGGGCGGCTGCTTGATTCTGGTCCCCAAATTCGAGGTGAACCCTATTCTTTCGCTGATTCACAAGCTGAGACCGACGGTGTTTCCCGGTGCGCCGACGATGTACATTGCGCTGATCAACCATCCGGATGTAAGTAAATACAATCTGTCATCGATCCGAATGTGCATCAGCGGGGCGGCGCCTTTGCCTCTTGAAGTACAGGAACGGTTTGAGGCAATGACTGGTGGAAGGCTTATTGAAGGCTATGGTCTGACGGAATCATCGCCTGTCACGCATGCCAATAATATATGGGAAAAGCGAAAGATGGGCTCGATTGGCATTCCTTTTCCCGATACTCAGGCTAAGGTGGTTCACCCGGTAACGGGAGAGGAACTTCCGGTCGGTGAGATCGGGGAGCTTGTGGTGAGCGGTCCGCAGGTGATGAAAGGCTATTGGAATAATCCCGAGGAAACGGGCCGCGTGCTGCGGGAGGGCTGGCTGCATACGGGAGATATGGCGCGAATGGACGAGGACGGGTATTATTATATCATGGACCGGATGAAGGATGTGATCATTGCGGGCGGGTTCAACATCTTCCCGCGGGAGATCGAAGAGGTGCTGTTCGAGCATCCGGATATTGAAGAAGCCGTGGTCCTAGGCCTGCCGGATCCCTATCGGGGGGAAACGGTCAAAGCTTATATTGTCCTGAAGGAAGGGGTATCCTTAAAGGAAAAGGAACTTGAGCATTGGTGCAGGGAGCGCTTGGCCGCTTACAAGGTCCCGCACAGGTATGAGTTCCGCAGCGAATTGCCCAAAACATTGGCCGGGAAAGTGCTTCGAAGAAAATTGGTTGAGGAAGACGCTCAGCATCAAGATTGGAAGAACAAGTAG
- a CDS encoding TRAP transporter permease: MKKFVNLTSVIAIGWSLFQLYTASFGSFTSMTQRAIHVAFALALTFCLMKQGEKETGKLIKYFNWLLAMVSLGIGAYIAVSAERLTSRIPYVDEMTSTDWILGVVLIVLLLEASRRTVGAAMTILALIFIAYGLWGQNMPGLLQHRGMSFEDMVNLQFLSIDGIFGAPVGVSVDFVFYFILFGAFLEVSGGGKLFIDIAHSVTRKLVGGSAKAAVVASSLMGTISGSAAANVASVGIFTIPLMRRTGFSAKFAATVESLASTGGQILPPIMGAAAFIMADMLGIPYAAICLAALIPAVLYYVAIYITVDLKAKKEGLGTAEEVEEFAEKKEKISKRLHLLIPLLVLVVFIFLGFTLQKAAFWSIIAIILVSWLRRDTRMTLIQLFEALASGAKQSIQVAIPCAVAGVIVGVIVYTGLGLKFTSLIIQFSFGNFVISLLLISLACIILGMGMPTTSAYIMAAVLMAPALQEFGVEKLTAHMFVFYLACLSMITPPVALATYSAAGIAGTKPFQTGLYAFYYAIPLLLIPFAFIMSPELLMMGEWYEIVMITAFTCVGIYSLCVGVVGFLFEKTSMVVRLGFYAASICLIVPEITSSIIGLIAFIALSFLQKFRFKQQRAQTKMIA; encoded by the coding sequence ATGAAAAAGTTTGTTAACTTAACTTCTGTTATCGCGATTGGTTGGTCATTATTTCAATTGTACACAGCGAGTTTCGGAAGCTTTACCAGTATGACACAAAGGGCCATTCACGTAGCTTTTGCCTTAGCGCTTACGTTTTGCCTAATGAAACAGGGTGAAAAAGAAACCGGGAAGCTTATCAAATATTTCAATTGGCTTCTTGCCATGGTGTCCCTTGGCATAGGTGCATATATTGCGGTGTCAGCTGAAAGGCTGACCTCCCGTATTCCTTACGTCGACGAGATGACTTCAACGGATTGGATTTTGGGTGTCGTATTGATCGTTTTGCTTCTCGAAGCTTCCAGAAGAACCGTTGGTGCTGCTATGACGATCTTGGCACTCATCTTTATTGCCTATGGGCTTTGGGGGCAAAATATGCCCGGGCTTTTACAGCATCGCGGGATGAGCTTCGAAGATATGGTCAATCTTCAGTTTTTATCGATTGACGGTATTTTTGGGGCTCCAGTGGGAGTTTCCGTGGACTTCGTCTTTTATTTCATTCTGTTTGGCGCCTTCTTGGAAGTCTCCGGAGGCGGTAAATTGTTCATTGATATTGCCCATAGTGTTACGAGGAAGTTAGTCGGCGGATCCGCCAAAGCGGCAGTAGTGGCAAGCAGCTTGATGGGTACGATTAGCGGAAGTGCGGCGGCCAATGTGGCGAGTGTAGGGATATTCACTATCCCGCTAATGAGAAGAACGGGCTTTAGCGCCAAATTTGCGGCGACCGTAGAGTCACTCGCCTCCACTGGTGGTCAGATCCTGCCGCCAATCATGGGGGCTGCCGCTTTCATCATGGCTGATATGCTCGGGATACCGTACGCCGCAATCTGTCTGGCTGCTTTGATTCCGGCCGTACTTTATTATGTGGCGATTTACATTACGGTAGATTTGAAGGCAAAGAAGGAAGGTCTCGGCACGGCGGAAGAAGTCGAGGAATTTGCTGAGAAGAAAGAAAAGATTTCTAAACGATTGCATTTATTAATTCCGCTGCTTGTTTTAGTCGTGTTTATCTTTCTTGGTTTCACTCTTCAAAAAGCGGCATTCTGGTCTATTATTGCAATTATTTTAGTCTCTTGGCTCAGAAGAGATACTCGAATGACCCTGATTCAACTGTTCGAAGCTCTCGCAAGCGGGGCAAAACAATCCATTCAAGTGGCCATTCCGTGCGCTGTCGCGGGGGTTATTGTCGGAGTCATTGTATATACCGGACTTGGGCTCAAGTTCACCAGTCTTATCATTCAATTTTCCTTCGGCAACTTTGTGATTAGCTTGCTGCTCATTTCCCTTGCGTGCATTATTCTGGGCATGGGAATGCCGACAACCTCCGCTTATATTATGGCGGCTGTATTGATGGCCCCGGCCCTGCAGGAATTTGGTGTAGAGAAGCTTACGGCGCATATGTTTGTATTCTACCTGGCCTGCTTGTCCATGATTACACCACCGGTCGCTTTGGCTACATATAGCGCTGCCGGAATTGCAGGAACCAAACCGTTTCAGACGGGCCTGTATGCTTTCTACTATGCGATACCATTGCTCCTAATTCCGTTTGCTTTTATCATGAGTCCGGAACTATTAATGATGGGAGAATGGTACGAAATCGTGATGATTACTGCCTTTACTTGCGTAGGGATTTACTCCCTGTGTGTTGGCGTCGTCGGATTTTTATTCGAGAAAACCAGTATGGTGGTAAGGCTTGGTTTCTACGCAGCATCCATTTGCTTAATTGTGCCGGAAATCACGTCCAGTATCATCGGTTTAATCGCATTCATCGCTCTTTCTTTCCTGCAAAAATTTCGTTTTAAACAACAGAGGGCACAAACTAAAATGATCGCATAA
- a CDS encoding UbiD family decarboxylase, translating into MNNESLRSWLRHMNETGQLAVVDQEVSTTFEIAAFTKRFDGEKAVFFPKVEGHDMPLAAGIASTRKQFAEAMNCKENEMIPKFLEAIDHPLPSKPVSSSEAPVHEVVIENDIDLLEMFPIPLHQEKDSAPYITAALAIVRDPETGNQNVSIHRLQVSGKNRLGALILPRHTFNFYKKMEEKGQPLEIALVIGVDPILMLASQAIAPLGQDEMEIAGALKGSPIPVVRCKTVNIDVPANAEIVLEGKILPHVRESEGPFGEFPAYYGLQSDKEVIEIHCVTHRKDPIYQTCLAGSIENLLLGAIPREASLLRSMKNTVSTVKNVHLTMGGKCRFHLVVSMKKRNEGEAKNAIFAAFAGHYDVKKVIVVDEEIDIFNMEEVDWCVATRFQAATDLVAVHGALGSKLDPSTDNGVGSKLGFDCTVPLDAEPMDYEVTRIPNYEEYLKDAKISDKLPAGILQPRLLEV; encoded by the coding sequence ATGAATAATGAATCATTAAGATCGTGGCTTCGTCATATGAACGAGACAGGTCAACTGGCCGTAGTGGATCAAGAGGTGTCCACCACCTTTGAAATTGCTGCATTTACGAAGCGTTTTGACGGTGAAAAGGCTGTGTTTTTTCCAAAGGTTGAAGGTCATGATATGCCTCTAGCCGCAGGTATTGCCAGCACCAGAAAACAATTCGCTGAGGCAATGAATTGTAAAGAAAACGAAATGATCCCTAAATTTTTAGAAGCTATTGATCATCCGCTTCCTTCCAAACCGGTTAGCAGTTCGGAGGCTCCGGTTCATGAGGTAGTCATAGAGAATGATATTGATCTACTGGAGATGTTCCCTATTCCGCTTCATCAGGAAAAGGATTCCGCTCCTTATATTACAGCCGCACTTGCGATTGTACGGGATCCCGAAACAGGGAATCAGAACGTTTCGATTCACAGATTGCAGGTTTCCGGCAAAAACCGTTTAGGTGCCTTAATTCTGCCTAGACATACATTTAACTTCTATAAAAAAATGGAGGAAAAAGGACAGCCTTTAGAAATCGCGCTTGTGATCGGCGTAGACCCGATTTTGATGCTGGCCTCCCAAGCCATCGCTCCTCTGGGCCAGGATGAAATGGAGATCGCCGGAGCGCTCAAAGGCTCACCGATTCCGGTAGTGCGCTGTAAAACGGTCAACATTGATGTTCCTGCGAACGCAGAGATTGTTTTGGAGGGTAAAATTCTGCCTCACGTAAGGGAATCGGAAGGACCCTTCGGCGAATTCCCGGCGTATTATGGCTTGCAAAGCGACAAAGAAGTCATCGAAATTCATTGCGTGACTCACCGTAAAGATCCCATTTACCAAACCTGCTTGGCCGGTTCCATTGAAAACCTGCTGCTCGGCGCTATCCCTCGGGAAGCCTCTCTGCTGCGTTCCATGAAAAATACCGTTTCCACGGTAAAAAATGTGCATTTGACCATGGGCGGAAAGTGCCGGTTTCATCTGGTCGTTTCTATGAAGAAACGCAATGAGGGCGAAGCCAAGAATGCGATCTTTGCCGCTTTTGCCGGGCATTACGATGTGAAAAAGGTCATTGTGGTCGACGAGGAAATTGATATTTTTAACATGGAAGAAGTGGATTGGTGTGTAGCAACAAGGTTTCAGGCCGCCACCGATTTAGTTGCTGTTCATGGAGCGCTGGGGTCGAAATTAGATCCGTCTACGGATAACGGAGTAGGCTCCAAGCTTGGATTTGATTGTACCGTACCATTAGACGCTGAGCCGATGGATTATGAGGTAACACGTATACCTAATTATGAAGAATATTTGAAGGATGCCAAAATCTCTGATAAGCTGCCTGCCGGTATCTTACAACCAAGATTACTAGAAGTATAA
- a CDS encoding ABC transporter ATP-binding protein, with product MRIVVDNVEKRFVDSKKREVTALRNINFTIEEQEFVVLVGPSGCGKSTLLNIVGGLLSPTGGEVYFEGLSSDEPPRLGIVFQEIALFPWRTVYENVVFGLEEQGASKQEQQEKGKHYIDMVGLTGFESAYPKQLSGGMRQRAGIARALAVEPDLLLMDEPFSALDAQTRTLMQEELLSIWNRTRLSTLYVTHNIQEAVYLADRVIVLSRHPGQIKEVIHIDLPKTGRDQEEHRVAFERYANEIWQLIRHDAQEALKEG from the coding sequence ATGAGAATCGTAGTGGACAACGTGGAAAAGCGGTTCGTCGACTCGAAGAAACGAGAGGTAACCGCTCTTCGAAACATTAATTTTACGATTGAAGAACAAGAATTTGTGGTACTTGTCGGCCCCAGCGGCTGCGGGAAATCTACTCTTCTTAATATTGTCGGCGGGCTGTTATCTCCTACCGGCGGAGAGGTTTACTTTGAGGGTTTATCTTCTGATGAACCTCCTCGGCTAGGTATCGTCTTTCAGGAAATCGCACTTTTTCCGTGGCGGACGGTCTACGAGAATGTCGTGTTCGGTCTGGAAGAGCAGGGCGCGAGTAAGCAGGAGCAGCAGGAAAAGGGCAAGCATTATATCGATATGGTCGGGCTCACGGGGTTTGAATCGGCCTATCCGAAGCAGTTGTCGGGCGGTATGCGTCAACGCGCGGGTATCGCCCGGGCGCTTGCTGTCGAGCCGGATTTGCTGTTGATGGACGAGCCGTTCTCAGCACTGGACGCGCAGACGCGCACCCTGATGCAGGAGGAGCTGCTCTCGATCTGGAATCGCACCCGGTTAAGTACATTATATGTCACGCACAATATACAAGAGGCGGTATATTTGGCTGACCGGGTGATTGTACTTTCACGTCACCCTGGGCAGATCAAAGAAGTGATTCATATCGATTTGCCTAAGACCGGAAGGGATCAGGAGGAGCATCGAGTCGCTTTTGAGCGGTACGCAAATGAAATCTGGCAGCTGATCCGGCATGATGCACAGGAAGCGCTGAAGGAGGGATAA
- a CDS encoding UbiX family flavin prenyltransferase, with product MNNKIIVGITGGSGAIYGIRMLEALKELGAETHLIISEWGEKTIQMETSYSLQQVKEMADVYHSIKNQAASISSGSFRVDGMIIAPCSMKTLAGIASGLASDLISRSADVMLKERKKLILLTRESPLNLIHIRNMETAILAGAMIFPPMPAFYNKPQTLDDIVNHTVGRVLDQFGYDPEWVKRWGK from the coding sequence ATGAATAATAAAATTATTGTCGGAATTACGGGCGGCTCCGGAGCAATTTATGGCATTAGAATGTTGGAAGCCTTGAAGGAGTTGGGAGCCGAAACGCATCTCATCATCAGCGAATGGGGAGAAAAAACGATCCAGATGGAGACGTCCTATTCTCTCCAGCAAGTGAAGGAAATGGCCGACGTTTACCACAGCATTAAAAACCAAGCCGCTTCGATTTCTTCAGGGTCATTTCGCGTTGATGGCATGATTATCGCTCCCTGCAGCATGAAGACATTGGCCGGGATCGCCTCCGGCCTTGCTTCCGATCTCATTTCCCGTTCGGCGGATGTCATGCTTAAAGAAAGAAAAAAGCTCATTCTCTTAACTAGAGAATCGCCGTTAAATTTGATTCATATCCGAAATATGGAAACCGCGATATTGGCAGGAGCTATGATATTTCCGCCAATGCCCGCATTTTATAATAAGCCGCAAACTTTAGACGATATCGTCAATCATACCGTCGGGCGTGTACTTGACCAATTTGGCTACGATCCGGAATGGGTCAAAAGATGGGGTAAGTAA
- a CDS encoding transcriptional repressor, translating into MIITINDATRHLQTANIRMTTQRQLILEHLYLKLSHPTAEELFESIYAEYPKYVSMTTIYKNLRTLKELGLLKDFHILHGDVTRYDTNTAPHHHLYCVHCGTITDFAAAVPDLEKISDGFRPQSAYLEVSGTCHACEQLHGQHFKVAI; encoded by the coding sequence ATGATCATTACAATTAACGATGCCACCCGGCACTTACAAACAGCCAACATTCGTATGACAACGCAGCGACAGCTCATTCTGGAACATTTATATTTGAAATTATCTCACCCCACGGCTGAAGAACTATTCGAATCGATCTATGCCGAGTATCCGAAATATGTAAGCATGACGACCATTTACAAAAATCTGCGCACATTAAAAGAACTGGGGCTGCTCAAGGATTTTCATATCCTTCACGGCGATGTTACAAGGTACGATACGAATACCGCCCCGCATCATCATTTATATTGCGTACATTGCGGGACGATCACAGACTTTGCGGCAGCTGTTCCAGACCTGGAAAAAATCAGTGATGGCTTCCGTCCCCAGAGCGCTTATCTTGAAGTATCCGGCACATGCCATGCCTGTGAACAGCTCCATGGTCAACATTTCAAAGTCGCGATTTGA